From the Longimicrobium sp. genome, the window GCGGGGAAGGAGCTTGATCAGCGGCGCCAGCTCGGACGAGAGCGAGACGTGGCGGAATCCGGCCGCGCGCAGCACGCCGGCCAGCGCACGCTCGTGCGCGGGGTTGCGGTAGGCGTGCATCAGCGCCACCGCCGCGGCCTCGATCCCCCGCCCGGCCAGCTCCGCCGCGGCCGCGGCGAGCGCCTCCGCGTCCAGCGCGTGCAGGACGGAGCCGTCCGCCGCCAGCCGCTCGTCGACCTCCATCACCTCCTCGTACAGTGGCTCGCGCGTCTCCACCCGCAGCGCGAAGAGGTCGGGGCGCTGCTGCGTGCCGATGCGCAGCAGGTCGCCGAAGCCGCGGGTGATGAAGAGCGCCACCCGCGCGCCGCGCCGCTCCAGCAGCGCGTTGGTCCCCCGCGTGGTCGCCAGCCGCATGGCCAGCGGGGGGAGGCGCCCGCCGAACGGCGTCCCCGTCACCAGCTTGGCGGCCAGCACCGGCGCCTCGTCGGGCGAGACGAACTCCACCGTGGTCCCCGCCGGGGGAAGCTCGTTCAGCGGGCGGTCGAGGTAGACGGTGCCCGTCTTCAGGTCGTAGGTGGTGACGCGCGCCGGCGCGTGGCGGAGGCCCAGCAGCCGCACCTCGAAGCCGTCCACCGTTCCCTGCGGCGCGCTCCAGTCCTCGGAGACGCGGAAGGCATCGGGCGCCAGCGCCTTCTCCACGCTGGCGCGAAGGGCGCTGCTGCTGAGCACCTTGGCGCGGCGCAATACGCCGCGTGGGTCGCGCGCCAGGCAGTCGGTGAAGGTGCCGCCGGTGTCGATCCAGATCTGCCAGGGAGCCGGTGCGTTGGGATCCACGCTCTTCGCCTCTCGCGGTGGGGAATTGGGTCAGGTGAAGCGGCGGACGAGCCAGAGCACCAGGCCGAGCACCACCGACACCAGCAGCATGGAGGTGATCGGGGCGAACACACGCACGTTCCCCGACTCGATGCGCACGTCGCCGGGGAGCCGGCCGAACCAGCCGAGCCCGCCCGCCAGCACCAGCAGGCCGGCGAGCACGGCGGCGGCGCCCAGCGCGACGATGAGGATCCCCAGCGTGCGGTTGTCCATGCGGTTGCGTCTGTTGTCGGGTGTATCTCCTATCGTAACGCCGCGATGCATCCCTCCGCCAGCGCGGGTGACGCAAAACGGCCCCGGCGCGCACAACGTGGCGCGCCGGGGCCGCTCGTGGCGGGCCGACTGTGGGCCTGGTTAGTTGTCTTCGGCGGGCGTCGTCCGCGCCGTCCCGGTGTCGATGGTCTGCGTGTCCACGGTGACGCCCGAGTCCTGCAGCGCCTTCGCGGTCGCCCGCGCGGAATCCTCCTGCGCCGCCTGCGGGTCGCCGCTCTGCCCCTCCGCGGTGCCGCCGTCGCCCCCGTTGCCGCCGAAGCGGCCGCATCCCGCCACCGCGGCGGCGAGCACCGCCGCGGCCGCCAACCTCCTCATCCGCATCCCTGCTCCCGTTCTCGTCGTCGTGTGCTGTCGCGCGTCAGCGCGGGTTCGTGCGGCGCGCGGTGTCGCGGCCGGGCGAGGGGAGGTCGACCTCGGGCGCGTCGATCTTCGGCGCCTCGATCTTCGGCGCCTCGATCTTCGGTGCCTTGATGTCGGGCATCTG encodes:
- a CDS encoding DUF2905 domain-containing protein; its protein translation is MDNRTLGILIVALGAAAVLAGLLVLAGGLGWFGRLPGDVRIESGNVRVFAPITSMLLVSVVLGLVLWLVRRFT